The proteins below are encoded in one region of Belonocnema kinseyi isolate 2016_QV_RU_SX_M_011 chromosome 5, B_treatae_v1, whole genome shotgun sequence:
- the LOC117173953 gene encoding uncharacterized protein LOC117173953, translating into MISYCGEIHQKDHWKFHKDICKVISDIMKERGVSHLYENLCIIDPKKWKAKREETRQTVESRMSRPTILEEVEMFRYPRACFVCHEAKQENLRNCPGCSLASFCRDHPSSYLHDKNCATIKKSHEFETEIDPRSGLITKVVSKIVANTPTKIPRSIREFIDSSFKWNESLPACMQFYLAEYLTIPLSIFNAFEKLKNPSKTEESPSKMVVHLRGINRRYVFTNSWEALLHMMPNLNNLLVVITDQSDDMRMEATLCSKCTSKKKKLLMEGVGVHYLEYLKADSYR; encoded by the coding sequence ATGATTTCCTACTGTGGCGAAATTCACCAAAAAGATCACTGGAAATTCCACAAAGACATCTGCAAGGTAATCTCCGACATAATGAAGGAAAGGGGAGTTTCGCACCTCTACGAAAATCTGTGCATCATCGACCCAAAAAAGTGGAAAGCCAAGAGGGAGGAGACGCGACAGACAGTTGAATCGCGAATGTCGCGACCCACGATTCTCGAGGAAGTCGAAATGTTTCGATACCCTCGTGCCTGTTTCGTCTGCCACGAGGCGAAACAAGAGAACTTGAGAAATTGTCCAGGTTGTTCTCTCGCGAGTTTCTGCAGAGATCATCCGAGCAGTTACCTTCACGACAAAAACTGCGCGACTATAAAAAAGTCCCACGAATTTGAGACCGAGATTGATCCCAGATCGGGACTGATCACAAAAGTTGTTTCGAAAATAGTGGCCAACACGCCCACCAAGATACCGCGATCGATTCGAGAATTTATCGACAGCAGTTTTAAATGGAACGAATCTCTTCCCGCTTGTATGCAATTCTATTTGGCAGAATATTTGACGATTCCTCTGAGCATTTTCAACGCCTTCGAGAAACTGAAGAATCCTAGCAAGACTGAGGAGTCTCCTTCGAAAATGGTTGTCCACCTTCGAGGAATAAATAGACGATATGTATTCACAAATTCGTGGGAGGCCCTCTTACATATGATGCCAAATTTGAATAATCTTTTGGTTGTCATCACTGATCAGAGTGATGATATGAGAATGGAGGCGACTCTCTGCAGTAAATGCACCTCCAAGAAGAAGAAGCTGTTGATGGAAGGTGTCGGGGTGCATTATTTGGAATACTTGAAAGCGGATAGTTACAGGTAG